One Leisingera sp. M658 genomic window carries:
- a CDS encoding type III PLP-dependent enzyme, which yields MQQIPPLWLSPESHLARSAPDHPILYFSPRVLHEVAGRFQRGFPGLVTYAVKANPHPAVLSNLVAAGITAFDVASPAEMAAVRAASPDAVMHYNNPMRSTAEVAAGIEHGVASWSVDELSELEKLAAVPRSCEIAVRFALPVAGAAYDFGSKFGAAPEEAIELLKQVAADGWTPALCFHPGTQCEDESAWVEYVHAAKRIVDAAGVKIARLNAGGGFAANRDGVAPDLEKVFAAISQAADTAFGTDKPTLICEPGRAMVSESFTLAARIKGMRKGGEVVFLNDGIYGGLVDIRDMGLPGRVEVVGGDGAHRTGARKPRVVFGPTCDSLDRLPDGLPLPGDAATGDYVLFPGLGAYSSAMSTQFNGYGLSDVATVIELSGQAAR from the coding sequence ATGCAGCAAATTCCACCGCTTTGGCTTTCCCCTGAATCCCACCTGGCCCGCAGCGCGCCGGATCACCCGATCCTGTATTTCTCGCCGCGGGTATTGCACGAGGTTGCGGGGCGTTTTCAGCGGGGGTTTCCAGGGCTGGTGACCTATGCGGTGAAGGCCAACCCGCACCCTGCCGTGCTGTCCAATCTGGTGGCGGCGGGGATCACTGCATTTGATGTCGCTTCGCCTGCGGAAATGGCAGCTGTGCGTGCCGCCAGCCCTGATGCGGTGATGCATTACAACAACCCGATGCGCTCCACTGCCGAAGTCGCGGCGGGGATCGAACATGGTGTCGCCAGCTGGTCGGTGGATGAGCTGAGCGAGTTGGAAAAACTGGCCGCAGTGCCGCGCTCTTGCGAGATTGCGGTGCGCTTTGCCTTGCCGGTGGCCGGTGCGGCCTATGATTTTGGCAGCAAGTTCGGCGCAGCCCCGGAAGAAGCGATAGAGCTGTTGAAACAGGTGGCGGCGGATGGCTGGACGCCGGCGCTGTGTTTCCATCCGGGCACCCAGTGCGAGGATGAAAGCGCATGGGTGGAATATGTTCACGCTGCCAAGCGGATTGTGGACGCAGCAGGTGTGAAGATCGCTCGTCTCAATGCGGGCGGCGGTTTCGCAGCCAACCGGGATGGAGTGGCGCCGGATCTGGAGAAGGTCTTTGCCGCTATCAGTCAGGCCGCGGACACGGCATTTGGCACAGACAAGCCCACGCTGATCTGCGAGCCGGGCCGGGCGATGGTCTCCGAAAGCTTCACATTGGCGGCCCGTATCAAGGGGATGCGCAAAGGCGGCGAGGTGGTGTTCCTGAATGACGGCATCTATGGCGGGTTGGTGGATATCCGCGACATGGGGCTGCCGGGCCGGGTGGAAGTTGTCGGGGGGGATGGCGCCCATCGCACAGGCGCGCGTAAGCCGCGTGTGGTGTTCGGGCCCACCTGCGACAGTCTGGACCGTTTGCCGGACGGGCTGCCGCTGCCCGGTGATGCCGCAACCGGCGACTATGTGCTGTTCCCGGGGCTGGGCGCCTATTCTTCCGCCATGAGCACGCAATTCAACGGCTATGGCCTGTCTGACGTGGCGACGGTGATCGAGCTGTCTGGACAAGCCGCCCGCTAA
- a CDS encoding xanthine dehydrogenase family protein molybdopterin-binding subunit, whose protein sequence is MDKFGKSQPVKRVEDLRFLTGQGQYIEDAAPADALRAWVLRSPVAHGVITALNVEDARECEGVHAVITLADLEAAGIDVSMDGTTVKNRDGSSGAAPERPMLARDRVRYVGEPVAVVIAETLDQARDAGELIELDIDDLPAKMDVLPGGQTLHSEAPDNRAFDWGMGDKAATAEAFRTAAHTVALQVDDNRIIVNSMEPRGCFAEWRGGRLHFTFGGQGVWAIKSQLAAKMRLDEADVKVTIPDVGGGFGMKAFPYPEYFVVAQAARALGSPVFWIADRTESMLSDNGGRDLTSLAELAFDADLKITAYRVSTRCNLGAYNSHFGQPIQTQLFSRVLAGVYDIQTAWLQVEGIYTNTTQVDAYRGAGRPEAIYVLERAMDRAARELGVDPLELRRRNFIKPAAFPYGTVTGETYDVGDFDKVLSRAADEADLKGFAARRAADGKRGKYRGVGVCYYIESILGDPSEGAEVEFLEGGRVNIYVGTQSNGQGHETVYARFLADQSGIPAENIHVIQGDSDRIAQGGGTGGSRSVTTQANATLAAVDTMIAAFIPFLAEEMGVQEDKVEFDGETFRAPGSNLTPTMLEAAEMARAQGRLDLQRHAARARLPGRSFPNGAHIAEIVIDPETGQSDVVRYTVVDDFGNLINPMLAEGQVHGGVAQGLGQAMLERVVYDSDGQLLTASFMDYALPRANGVPMIGFTSEPVPSTQNPMGMKGCGEAGTVGALAAVANAVQDAVWDCGVRQVDMPFTPLRVWEVLRDVSEAAE, encoded by the coding sequence ATGGACAAATTCGGTAAAAGCCAGCCGGTAAAACGGGTTGAGGATCTGCGGTTTCTGACCGGTCAGGGGCAGTACATCGAGGATGCGGCCCCGGCGGATGCCCTGCGCGCCTGGGTATTGCGCAGCCCGGTGGCGCATGGCGTCATCACAGCGCTGAACGTTGAGGACGCGCGCGAGTGTGAAGGCGTCCATGCGGTGATCACCCTGGCAGATCTTGAGGCGGCCGGCATTGATGTGTCGATGGATGGCACCACAGTGAAGAACCGGGATGGCTCCAGCGGCGCCGCGCCCGAACGGCCGATGCTGGCACGGGACCGCGTGCGCTATGTGGGGGAACCGGTGGCGGTGGTCATTGCCGAAACGCTGGACCAGGCCCGTGATGCCGGGGAACTGATCGAGCTGGATATCGACGATCTCCCTGCGAAGATGGACGTCTTGCCGGGCGGTCAGACGCTGCATTCGGAGGCACCGGACAATCGCGCCTTTGACTGGGGCATGGGGGATAAGGCGGCAACGGCTGAGGCCTTCCGCACTGCGGCGCATACCGTTGCACTGCAGGTCGATGACAACCGGATCATCGTCAACTCGATGGAGCCGCGCGGCTGCTTTGCCGAATGGCGCGGCGGGCGGCTGCATTTCACCTTTGGCGGGCAGGGGGTCTGGGCGATCAAATCCCAGCTCGCGGCCAAGATGCGGCTGGACGAGGCCGACGTCAAAGTCACGATCCCGGATGTGGGCGGCGGCTTTGGCATGAAGGCTTTTCCCTACCCGGAGTATTTCGTTGTCGCCCAGGCTGCCCGCGCGCTGGGCAGCCCGGTGTTCTGGATCGCCGACCGGACCGAGTCGATGCTGAGCGACAACGGCGGGCGCGATCTGACCTCGCTGGCGGAGCTGGCCTTTGACGCGGATCTGAAAATCACCGCATACCGGGTCAGCACCCGCTGCAATCTGGGCGCTTATAACTCCCATTTCGGGCAGCCGATCCAGACCCAGCTGTTCAGCCGGGTGCTGGCCGGTGTCTATGACATCCAGACCGCCTGGCTGCAGGTGGAGGGGATCTACACCAACACCACCCAAGTGGATGCCTATCGCGGCGCCGGGCGGCCCGAGGCGATCTATGTGCTGGAACGGGCGATGGACCGCGCCGCGCGGGAACTGGGTGTGGACCCGCTGGAGCTGCGGCGGCGCAATTTCATCAAACCGGCGGCCTTCCCCTATGGCACCGTGACCGGAGAGACCTATGACGTCGGCGACTTCGACAAAGTTCTGAGCCGGGCTGCGGATGAGGCGGATCTGAAGGGATTCGCCGCCCGCCGCGCCGCAGATGGTAAACGCGGCAAGTACCGGGGCGTTGGGGTCTGTTACTATATCGAAAGCATTTTGGGCGATCCTTCAGAAGGCGCGGAAGTGGAGTTTCTGGAGGGTGGCCGGGTGAATATCTATGTCGGCACGCAAAGCAACGGGCAGGGGCATGAAACCGTCTATGCCCGGTTCCTGGCCGACCAGAGCGGTATCCCGGCGGAAAACATCCATGTCATTCAAGGCGACAGCGACCGCATCGCCCAGGGCGGCGGCACCGGCGGGTCGCGGTCTGTGACAACACAGGCAAACGCCACGCTGGCCGCAGTGGATACGATGATTGCCGCCTTCATCCCCTTCCTGGCGGAGGAAATGGGGGTGCAGGAAGACAAAGTGGAGTTTGATGGCGAAACCTTCCGGGCTCCGGGATCGAACCTGACCCCGACGATGCTGGAAGCGGCAGAGATGGCCCGCGCGCAAGGCCGGCTTGATCTGCAGCGTCACGCCGCGCGGGCCCGGCTGCCGGGGCGCTCGTTTCCGAACGGCGCACATATTGCCGAAATTGTTATTGATCCGGAGACTGGGCAATCCGACGTCGTGCGCTACACTGTAGTTGACGATTTTGGTAATTTGATCAACCCGATGCTGGCCGAAGGGCAGGTGCATGGCGGGGTGGCGCAGGGGCTGGGACAGGCCATGCTGGAACGTGTTGTCTATGATTCTGACGGACAACTGCTCACAGCTTCGTTCATGGACTATGCCTTGCCGCGGGCCAATGGCGTCCCCATGATTGGTTTTACCTCCGAGCCTGTGCCGTCGACACAGAACCCGATGGGGATGAAGGGCTGCGGCGAGGCAGGCACCGTTGGCGCGCTGGCCGCTGTTGCAAATGCGGTGCAGGACGCGGTCTGGGACTGTGGCGTGCGGCAAGTGGACATGCCGTTCACCCCGCTGAGAGTTTGGGAAGTGCTTAGGGATGTTTCTGAGGCAGCTGAGTAA
- a CDS encoding DUF2235 domain-containing protein yields the protein MFLRQLSKKVLGWLGRPLRSEHSGETKLRGPHAHVIILDGTMSTLEEGHETHAGQLFRLCREMGGQVSVFYESGVQWKGWGSAPDVMMGRGINRQIRRAYGYLASRYRPGDRIYLFGYSRGAYAVRSLAGVIDRIGLLKAEHATVRNIRTAYRHYRLNGRSKTSSAFTAAHCHEDIEIEMVGAWDTVKALGLRLPLLWRWAENRHNFHNHHLGHHVKSGYHALALDETRDVFKPVLWDCPKDWGGHVEQVWFRGAHGDVGGQLGGYEEARPKANVSLVWMLEKAEDRGLPLPLDWRMRFPVDPKAPSVGTWRGWGKIFLLRSRRRVGLDGSERLHSSVDGGKQEAAAAGGWLAMFSKT from the coding sequence ATGTTTCTGAGGCAGCTGAGTAAGAAGGTTCTAGGGTGGCTTGGACGGCCGCTGCGCTCGGAACACTCCGGCGAAACCAAGCTGCGCGGGCCGCATGCCCATGTGATCATCCTGGACGGCACCATGTCGACGCTGGAAGAAGGGCATGAAACCCATGCCGGCCAGCTGTTCCGTCTGTGCCGTGAAATGGGCGGGCAGGTCTCGGTTTTTTATGAATCCGGTGTTCAGTGGAAAGGCTGGGGCAGCGCCCCCGATGTGATGATGGGGCGCGGCATCAACCGTCAGATCCGCCGGGCCTATGGCTATCTTGCCTCGCGTTACCGGCCCGGCGACCGGATTTATCTGTTCGGCTATTCCCGCGGCGCCTATGCGGTGCGTTCGCTGGCCGGGGTGATCGACCGGATCGGCCTGCTGAAGGCGGAACATGCGACCGTGCGCAATATCCGCACTGCGTACCGGCATTACCGGCTGAACGGGCGGTCCAAGACGTCGAGTGCATTTACGGCAGCGCATTGCCACGAAGACATTGAGATTGAAATGGTCGGCGCCTGGGATACGGTCAAGGCTTTAGGGCTGCGCCTGCCGCTGCTGTGGCGCTGGGCGGAGAACCGGCACAACTTCCACAACCACCACCTGGGCCACCATGTCAAAAGCGGTTACCACGCGCTGGCGCTGGACGAGACACGCGATGTTTTCAAACCAGTGTTGTGGGATTGCCCCAAGGACTGGGGCGGACATGTGGAGCAGGTCTGGTTCCGCGGCGCCCATGGTGACGTCGGCGGCCAGCTTGGCGGCTATGAAGAAGCCCGGCCCAAGGCCAACGTCTCTTTGGTGTGGATGCTGGAAAAGGCCGAAGACCGCGGTTTGCCGCTGCCGCTGGATTGGCGGATGCGGTTTCCGGTCGATCCCAAGGCGCCGTCTGTCGGCACCTGGCGCGGCTGGGGCAAGATTTTCCTGCTGCGCAGCCGCCGCCGGGTTGGTCTGGATGGCAGCGAGCGTTTGCACAGCAGTGTCGATGGCGGCAAACAGGAAGCTGCCGCAGCTGGCGGCTGGCTGGCTATGTTTTCGAAGACCTGA
- a CDS encoding DUF2867 domain-containing protein: protein MPPNSLGRAATARIQILAPAKELDFLDTQSVVLPAPVTPLEAWNIMHAKPLPGIKLAFRLRDAISACFGVKRIGGISRAPKAAVQTGDKLDFFLVEALSDEVMTLTVRDRHLDVMTCVSSSSGVVSVTSSVKTHNLFGRVYMIPVRPAHKLIVWLSLKRLRREFDRRAAAG, encoded by the coding sequence ATGCCGCCAAACAGTCTCGGCCGGGCCGCCACAGCCCGCATTCAAATCCTTGCCCCCGCCAAGGAGCTGGATTTTCTGGATACCCAATCCGTTGTTCTGCCGGCGCCTGTCACGCCGCTGGAGGCCTGGAACATCATGCACGCAAAGCCATTGCCGGGCATCAAACTGGCCTTCCGGCTGCGCGACGCCATTTCCGCATGCTTCGGGGTTAAACGCATCGGCGGCATTTCCCGGGCGCCAAAAGCGGCAGTGCAAACGGGCGACAAGCTGGATTTCTTTCTGGTAGAGGCCCTGTCGGATGAAGTGATGACCCTCACGGTCCGGGACCGGCATTTGGATGTCATGACCTGTGTTTCCTCCAGCAGCGGAGTTGTGTCAGTGACGTCCTCCGTCAAAACACATAATCTGTTTGGCCGGGTTTACATGATCCCGGTCCGGCCGGCCCACAAACTGATTGTGTGGCTGTCACTGAAACGTCTGCGCCGGGAGTTTGACCGGCGGGCAGCTGCCGGCTGA
- a CDS encoding PaaI family thioesterase has translation MYYAEKPADLLTVEQITRISGLDFMQGILDGRLPGPPIAETLGYHLHSVEDGRIVFRGTPEFPVCNPMGTVHGGWYGTLLDSAMACAVMTKVPAGSVYTTLEYKINILRAIPLGTAIDCSGSIDHVGRSTGVAHGEIRGIEDGRLYATGSTTCIVMKIAAD, from the coding sequence ATGTATTATGCTGAAAAACCCGCCGACCTGCTGACAGTGGAGCAGATCACCCGGATTTCCGGTCTGGACTTCATGCAGGGTATCCTGGACGGCCGCCTGCCCGGCCCCCCGATTGCCGAAACGCTGGGGTATCATCTGCACAGCGTCGAAGACGGCCGGATTGTGTTCCGCGGCACGCCGGAATTTCCGGTCTGCAACCCGATGGGCACTGTGCATGGCGGCTGGTACGGCACACTTCTGGACAGCGCCATGGCCTGTGCGGTGATGACCAAGGTGCCTGCCGGGTCGGTCTACACAACGCTGGAATACAAGATCAACATCCTGCGGGCGATCCCGCTGGGCACCGCCATCGACTGCAGCGGCAGCATCGACCACGTGGGACGGTCCACCGGAGTGGCGCATGGCGAAATCCGAGGAATTGAAGACGGACGCCTCTATGCCACCGGCTCCACCACCTGCATTGTGATGAAGATCGCCGCGGACTGA
- the metF gene encoding methylenetetrahydrofolate reductase [NAD(P)H], which translates to MTTPKISFEFFPPQNLEASFRLWDTVQVLAPMDPRFVSVTYGAGGTTRTLTRDAVATLHKSSGLNVAAHLTCVNASKAETLEIADQFAEAGVTEIVALRGDAPKGEGKFIPHPDGFANSVELIKGLALRGNFNIKVGAYPDRHPEAADQAADVEWLKRKLDAGANEALTQFFFEAETFFRFRDACEKAGIDGSKLTPGILPIENWKGARNFAKRCGTIIPDWVENAFDKALRDDREELLATAICTELCSDLLEGGVDKLHFYTLNRPELTRDVCFALGVTPKVSLQNVA; encoded by the coding sequence ATGACGACGCCCAAGATTTCCTTTGAATTCTTTCCGCCGCAAAATCTCGAAGCCTCCTTCCGGCTTTGGGACACCGTGCAAGTCCTCGCCCCGATGGACCCGCGGTTTGTGTCCGTGACCTATGGCGCAGGTGGCACCACCCGCACCCTGACCCGCGACGCAGTGGCGACGCTGCACAAATCCTCCGGCCTGAACGTGGCTGCGCATCTGACCTGCGTGAATGCTTCCAAGGCCGAAACGCTGGAGATCGCCGACCAGTTTGCCGAAGCCGGCGTGACCGAGATCGTCGCCCTGCGCGGCGATGCCCCCAAGGGCGAAGGCAAGTTCATCCCGCATCCCGACGGTTTTGCCAATTCGGTGGAGCTGATCAAAGGGCTGGCGTTGCGCGGCAATTTCAACATCAAGGTCGGCGCCTACCCGGACCGCCACCCCGAAGCTGCGGATCAGGCGGCGGACGTGGAGTGGCTGAAGCGCAAGCTGGACGCCGGCGCGAATGAGGCGCTGACCCAGTTTTTCTTCGAGGCCGAGACTTTCTTCCGCTTCCGCGACGCCTGCGAAAAGGCCGGGATTGATGGCAGCAAGCTGACCCCCGGCATCCTGCCGATCGAAAACTGGAAAGGGGCGCGCAACTTTGCCAAGCGCTGCGGCACCATCATCCCCGATTGGGTTGAGAACGCTTTTGATAAGGCGCTGCGCGATGACCGCGAGGAATTGCTGGCCACGGCGATTTGCACCGAACTGTGTTCGGACCTGCTGGAGGGCGGCGTCGACAAGCTGCATTTCTACACACTGAACCGCCCTGAACTGACCCGGGATGTCTGCTTTGCCCTGGGCGTCACCCCCAAGGTCTCGCTTCAGAACGTGGCGTAA
- a CDS encoding LysR family transcriptional regulator, whose protein sequence is MHIEFRHLRTIKAIHEAGGLARAADQLNITQSALSHQVKGLEEQAGVELFIRRSKPMKLSPAGLRLLRLAEQVLPQLAAAQAEFSSLRDGNTGRMHIAIECHACFEWLFPVLEGFRKNWGDVDVDIRPGLAFDALPALQKEEVDLVVSSDPEDIAGVEFIELFDYNAVFVASAQHPLAEKPFVEAADFIGQNLITYPVEKTRLDVFSQLLIPAGVEPASIRQVELTAVILLLVASNRGVSVLPDWVVREVKYSSDYVTRPLTKSGITRRLYAAIRAEDRGKPYMQELIRLAKVEARKLQHV, encoded by the coding sequence ATGCATATTGAGTTCCGTCACCTCCGCACCATTAAGGCCATTCACGAGGCCGGCGGGCTGGCCCGCGCCGCGGATCAGTTGAACATCACCCAAAGCGCGCTGAGCCATCAGGTGAAGGGTCTGGAGGAACAGGCCGGGGTCGAGCTGTTTATCCGCCGGTCCAAGCCGATGAAACTGTCACCGGCGGGTCTGCGTCTGTTGCGGCTGGCCGAGCAGGTTTTGCCGCAACTTGCGGCAGCACAAGCGGAATTTTCCTCTTTGCGGGATGGCAATACCGGACGGATGCACATCGCCATCGAATGCCACGCTTGTTTTGAATGGCTGTTTCCGGTGCTGGAGGGGTTCCGCAAGAACTGGGGCGATGTGGATGTGGATATCCGCCCCGGCCTGGCCTTTGATGCCTTGCCCGCGCTGCAAAAGGAGGAGGTGGATCTGGTGGTCTCCTCCGATCCCGAGGACATCGCCGGCGTCGAATTTATTGAGTTGTTTGATTACAATGCTGTGTTTGTTGCCTCGGCCCAGCACCCTCTCGCGGAGAAACCGTTTGTCGAGGCTGCTGATTTCATCGGCCAGAACCTGATCACCTACCCGGTGGAGAAGACCCGGCTGGATGTGTTCAGCCAGCTGCTGATCCCGGCGGGAGTGGAACCTGCGTCGATCCGCCAGGTTGAGCTGACAGCGGTGATCCTGCTGCTGGTGGCGTCAAACCGCGGTGTGTCGGTGCTGCCGGACTGGGTGGTGCGGGAGGTGAAGTACTCGTCGGATTATGTGACACGGCCGCTGACCAAATCGGGGATCACCCGCAGGCTGTATGCGGCGATCCGGGCGGAGGACCGCGGGAAACCTTACATGCAGGAACTGATCCGCCTGGCCAAGGTTGAGGCGCGCAAGCTGCAGCATGTTTGA
- a CDS encoding NADP-dependent oxidoreductase, which yields MPDQMQRIVLASRPEGQAGEDNFRLEAADMPQPGEGEVVVKVHYMSLDPYMRGRMNAGKSYAPPVEIGETMTAGGVGEVIASNSPEFAPGDFALGMFGWASHACARASELRKLDPQMAPLTTALGALGMPGFTAWHGLDAYGRPQAGETLVVAAATGPVGSMVGQLAKQAGLRVVGVAGGADKCKLAVETFGFDACLDHRAYADAGALNAALAAECPDGIDIYYENVGGKVLEAVLPLMNPHGRIPVCGMIAWYNSAETDLTAPAIWRSVLTRFLSVNGFIIFNHYDRYPEFLQEVAPKIASGGIKYLEDIAEGLENAPKTFLSMMQGGNTGKQIVKLV from the coding sequence ATGCCCGACCAGATGCAGCGTATCGTGCTGGCCAGCCGCCCCGAAGGCCAGGCCGGTGAAGACAATTTCCGCCTTGAGGCTGCAGACATGCCCCAACCCGGCGAAGGCGAAGTGGTTGTAAAAGTTCACTATATGTCGCTGGACCCCTATATGCGCGGCCGCATGAACGCGGGCAAATCCTACGCCCCGCCGGTCGAAATCGGGGAAACCATGACCGCGGGCGGTGTTGGCGAAGTGATTGCCTCAAACAGTCCGGAGTTTGCTCCCGGCGACTTTGCCCTGGGCATGTTCGGCTGGGCCAGCCATGCCTGCGCCCGCGCCTCAGAGCTCCGCAAGCTGGACCCGCAGATGGCGCCGCTCACCACCGCGCTCGGCGCTCTCGGCATGCCGGGGTTTACCGCTTGGCATGGCTTGGACGCCTATGGCCGCCCGCAGGCGGGTGAAACCTTGGTGGTCGCGGCTGCCACCGGCCCGGTGGGGTCTATGGTCGGGCAGCTGGCGAAACAGGCAGGCCTGCGCGTGGTTGGCGTTGCGGGCGGCGCAGACAAATGCAAGCTGGCGGTTGAGACTTTCGGCTTTGATGCCTGCCTGGACCACCGTGCCTATGCGGATGCCGGAGCGCTGAACGCGGCACTGGCCGCTGAATGCCCGGACGGCATCGACATCTACTATGAGAACGTTGGCGGTAAGGTACTGGAGGCCGTGCTGCCCTTGATGAACCCCCATGGCAGGATCCCGGTTTGCGGCATGATCGCCTGGTACAACAGCGCCGAAACCGATCTGACCGCCCCCGCTATCTGGCGCTCGGTGCTGACCAGGTTCCTGTCGGTGAACGGTTTCATCATCTTCAACCACTACGACCGCTATCCGGAATTCCTGCAAGAGGTCGCCCCCAAGATCGCCAGCGGCGGGATCAAGTATCTGGAAGACATCGCCGAGGGGTTGGAGAACGCGCCCAAGACTTTCCTGTCGATGATGCAGGGCGGCAATACCGGCAAGCAGATCGTCAAACTGGTCTAA
- a CDS encoding inositol monophosphatase family protein, with the protein MIGSANLNVMIKAARKAGRSLVKDFREVENLQVSMKGAGDFVSKADIAAEKIIKDDLRNARPTYGWLAEEGGEEDGEDPTRRWIVDPLDGTTNFLHGLPHWAISIALEHKGKIVAGVVYDAAKDEMFFAEKGAGAWMNDTRIRVSGRHRMIESIFATGVPFGGRADLPLTLQDLARLMPACAGVRRWGSAALDMAYVAAGRYEGFWERRLNAWDLAAGIIIVKEAGGFAEAIDPEAGIIDSGSVVCSNEPIFDSFAKVIRG; encoded by the coding sequence ATGATTGGCAGCGCAAACCTCAATGTGATGATCAAGGCCGCCCGCAAGGCCGGCCGTTCCCTGGTGAAAGACTTCCGCGAGGTGGAGAACCTGCAGGTGTCGATGAAAGGTGCCGGCGATTTTGTCTCCAAGGCCGACATCGCCGCTGAAAAGATCATCAAGGACGATCTGCGCAATGCGCGTCCGACCTATGGCTGGCTGGCCGAAGAGGGTGGCGAGGAAGACGGCGAGGATCCGACCCGCCGCTGGATCGTCGACCCGCTGGACGGCACCACCAACTTCCTGCACGGGCTGCCGCATTGGGCGATCTCGATCGCGCTGGAGCATAAGGGCAAGATCGTTGCGGGCGTTGTCTATGACGCTGCCAAGGACGAGATGTTCTTTGCTGAAAAGGGTGCTGGCGCCTGGATGAATGACACCCGTATCCGCGTGTCGGGCCGTCACCGGATGATTGAGTCCATTTTCGCAACCGGTGTGCCGTTCGGCGGCCGTGCCGACCTGCCGCTGACGCTGCAGGACCTGGCCCGCCTGATGCCTGCCTGCGCTGGTGTGCGCCGCTGGGGTTCTGCCGCGCTGGACATGGCATATGTGGCTGCAGGCCGTTACGAGGGATTCTGGGAACGCCGCCTGAACGCCTGGGATCTGGCCGCAGGCATCATCATCGTGAAAGAAGCCGGCGGCTTTGCCGAGGCAATCGACCCCGAGGCAGGTATTATCGACAGCGGTTCTGTGGTGTGCTCGAACGAGCCGATCTTTGATAGCTTCGCCAAGGTGATCCGCGGCTGA
- a CDS encoding GFA family protein, protein MEHLKATCHCGAIEIEAEFPEGLASAARCDCSFCRRRGAAAVTAIAASLKVLKGAGNLSLYTWGSHTAKHYFCKTCGIYTHHQRRSDPKECGVNLGCIEGANPRTHPETYGEIPWNDGVNHPSDQ, encoded by the coding sequence ATGGAACACCTGAAAGCCACCTGCCACTGCGGCGCTATTGAGATCGAGGCAGAGTTTCCTGAAGGCCTCGCCTCGGCTGCGCGCTGCGACTGTTCATTTTGCCGCCGCCGCGGGGCGGCTGCCGTGACCGCCATTGCCGCCAGCCTGAAGGTGCTGAAAGGGGCCGGGAACCTCAGCCTTTACACTTGGGGCAGCCATACGGCGAAACACTATTTCTGCAAGACCTGCGGTATCTACACCCACCACCAGCGCCGTTCAGATCCCAAGGAATGCGGCGTCAATCTGGGCTGTATCGAGGGAGCAAACCCACGGACCCACCCGGAAACCTATGGAGAGATCCCCTGGAACGACGGTGTGAACCATCCGTCGGATCAGTAG
- a CDS encoding rhomboid family intramembrane serine protease, producing the protein MFPIRDHNPSGRRPYVVYALMAANILAYVYYTASYASPRALAFFYDAYAVVPAEISHGYGFETLFTSMFIHAGLMHLGGNMLFLWIFGDNLEDEMGHLPFLVFYLASGIGAGLIHVYSAPGSMVPTVGASGAIAGVMGGYLLMFPKARVDILLVLIIYFRIFTIPAFVMLGVWLAMQFFGGLGADPDQGGVAYWAHAGGFAVGLVLCLPLWLRRGGPAFWNKTHGQPPHPENEYEYAASRIPKLPRKKRNPGPWGK; encoded by the coding sequence ATGTTTCCGATCCGCGACCACAACCCGTCCGGGCGCAGGCCCTATGTCGTCTATGCGCTGATGGCGGCGAATATCCTGGCCTATGTCTACTACACGGCGAGCTATGCCAGCCCCCGCGCGCTGGCCTTTTTCTATGACGCCTACGCGGTGGTGCCGGCCGAGATCAGCCACGGCTACGGGTTCGAGACCCTGTTCACCTCAATGTTCATCCACGCAGGGCTGATGCATCTGGGCGGCAACATGCTGTTCCTGTGGATCTTCGGTGATAATCTGGAGGATGAAATGGGCCACCTCCCCTTCCTTGTCTTCTACCTTGCCAGCGGTATCGGCGCCGGGCTGATACACGTCTATTCGGCGCCCGGGTCCATGGTGCCCACGGTGGGGGCTTCCGGCGCCATTGCGGGCGTCATGGGCGGCTACCTGTTGATGTTCCCCAAGGCCCGCGTCGATATCCTGCTAGTGCTGATCATCTATTTCCGCATCTTCACGATCCCCGCTTTTGTGATGCTGGGCGTCTGGCTGGCGATGCAGTTCTTCGGCGGCCTCGGCGCTGATCCTGATCAGGGCGGCGTGGCATATTGGGCCCATGCCGGCGGTTTTGCGGTGGGTCTGGTCCTATGCCTGCCCCTGTGGCTGCGGCGCGGTGGCCCGGCGTTCTGGAACAAGACCCATGGCCAGCCGCCGCATCCGGAGAACGAGTATGAATATGCCGCCAGCCGCATCCCCAAGCTGCCGCGCAAGAAGCGCAATCCGGGGCCTTGGGGGAAATAG